Proteins encoded within one genomic window of Pongo pygmaeus isolate AG05252 chromosome 6, NHGRI_mPonPyg2-v2.0_pri, whole genome shotgun sequence:
- the LOC129040270 gene encoding prefoldin subunit 4-like produces MLFSSPKMVATMKKTAAEDVNVTFKEQQKINKFARNTSRITELKEEIEVKQKQLQNVEDACDGTMLADADCLMMPYHIGDVFITNSQEETQEMLEAANKNLQEATDALESKVEAIQ; encoded by the coding sequence ATGCTGTTCTCCAGTCCCAAGATGGTGGCCACCATGAAGAAGACGGCTGCAGAAGATGTCAATGTTACTTTCAAAGAGcaacaaaagataaacaaatttgcACGGAATACAAGTAGAATCACAGAgctgaaggaagaaatagaagtaaaacaaaaacaactccaaAACGTAGAAGATGCTTGTGACGGTACCATGCTTGCAGATGCTGACTGCTTAATGATGCCTTATCACATCGGTGATGTCTTCATTACCAATTCTCAAGAAGAAACACAGGAAATGTTAGAAGCAGCAAATAAAAATTTGCAAGAAGCAACTGACGCCTTAGAATCCAAAGTCGAAGCAATTCAGTGA